ACGGATCACATCCGAGCACCGTCCCTCCCCGCACCGCCTCGTCCAAGCGTCACACCCGCACACGGCTCTCCTGCTGGCAGCCCAGCCCCGCACCGGAGGGGAACGGCTCCACCGCGAGACGGTCGGCGGGACGATTCCGACACGGCACCGATTTCAATTTGCATAAACCCAACCGGCTCCCGGCACGCTTCGAGCTGTCGCTCCGGAAAAGTAAACTTCCTTCTCAACGACattgcttttttgttggttttttttgtttgttttttttttttcttggttccCTAGTTTCGTATATACATTAGTAGCACCTCAGCGAGATGGAATCAGGCAGAAGCGTGATACAGTTTGTTAAAACACCATAGCACCGTTTTTATTAGaagatttcatttaataaaaatatgccTTATAGAGCCCACAAAGCATACTCCagtattaaaaggaaaaaaatcagcaattgAGGCACCTCAGGGATTCtggtttccttctccttcccgtGCCTCGTCCCGAGAGCATcgagatggggggggggggaaccccgaAACGTGTCCCCCCCATTCCCCACCCGAGGCAAAGCATCATGGCTGGAAAAACCGAAGTGGGACAGCAGGAGCCCACTGGGGCTCCCCACGCCGAGCTCTCCCCAGGGTTTCTATCACGGGCGTTGTTCTAGCGCCGTTGTGGCCAcgacctgctgcaaaattaggtccccatcccaccccgAAGCGATTAAAAACATCCcattcccacccaccccccatcACCGAGTCCCCCTTAACGCCGCGACCCCCCTGGCTTCGGCACGGGTGGGACGAGCGCGGCCGCCGGGACGGgtaaaggaaaagattttgcTTGAAAAACAGCCTCTCAGCAGCAAGGGGTAAAGAGCTGTGCATAGATTTCTAGTTTTCGTAGAAGAAGTCTGAAGCGTGCTAATTTTTAATGACTGAGATTTGAGGTAGGTTAGACGTTATGTAGTGTAAAAACGTGAGACTGCAGCAGTTCTCGCTCCCCGACCCGCGGCGCCGGCATCTCCCCGCTTACCCGGGTTGAACCCGCCGGAGCCAACGCCGCGCCGGACTGAACCCCCTCCCTGCACCAAAATAAAACCTCCGAGGAAGCAGGACTTAGACAGGTTACACGGACCCTCGCCTTCTCCAAACGCACCCCTTTTCCTCCCGACTCTACACCCATCCAGGCGAAGCTCGCAAGGCACCCCCGCCACGACAGTCAGACCAGACCCCGGGCGATGCGAACCGGGGCCGGCACCCGAATCCGGCCCCGCCGAACGCCGCTGCCGAGGATCAGCCGGGTCCCCTTTTCGCCCTCCCGAACCACAGCGACACGTCGGGTCCCCACGCTGGAACCGGCATCGCCCACGGGCATCCCTAAAATCTGACTTGCCATCGACTCTTACAATCCTGATATGCTATTGGGTATTTATAAGAAAAGCGGTAATAGCTTGTTGAGTTTCCTTGTCAAATATACGCAACTTTACAGATTAcgggtttaaaaaaaaaaaaaaattaattatgaagGACGGACAAAGCATGTTAAATATTCTGCCAGTATTTACAGTTCTCCCACAATAATCTTGTTTAAAACATACTGCTTTCAAGTtgttggggggggaggaaagagggaagTTGTTTTTTAAGTTTCGCTTTCGTTTTTAAATCTAGGtgaaagtgcttttaaaaaaattctttccctATTTACAGGTTTAAAATCAGACCATGTAAATGTTCAGGCTGTTTTACCGAGATCCTGCTGATCCGTGCCAGTGCGCAAGGAAGGAGGGTGACAGTAAACACAAGGTGATTTCTGCACGGTGACGGCGTCGGCTCTGGCTCGCTGGCTCTCCAAAAGGCACCTGAAAGTGCAAAAGCAACGACCCCGGGGACGCCGGCACCCGGATTCGGCCACGCCGCCCTCCCGGCGAGCCGCAGGGGAgctcgcccgcccgcccgcccgccccggcacGGCTTCGGCATCGCGGGCGGGCGGAAAGTCTCGACTGAGATTGTTCGAAAAGCACCACGCGGTTGTTGTCGTCGTTGGGTTATTTGTTgggtatttgttttgttttgcggGAAGAACGGCGATCCGTAGGAAGGAGGGATGGCACCCggggagagaaaaagcaccGAGCCCCGGCGGCGCTCGCCGCCACGCCGGCTCGCCGGCGCCAGCGGGGAAGGAGGACCGGCGGGGGTTTTGGCCAGCCAAGTCTTGGGATTCGCTCTTCCCAGAGCCGATCACACGGAGAAAGTCCCCCGGAGACTGAAAGCACCAGACTTTAGCAACAGTGATGTACAGAGAGCAACACTAGCTATTCAcagtttggggttggtttgtgttctttttcctgtttgtgtattttttttttcctctttttctttttatcctgtCGGCTCCTTTAGAgatgccgccgccgccgtcgcTCTCCCTGCGGCCACCAGCAAAGCAGCCCCCAGGTCCGAGCGCGGCACCCTGGCAGCGGCAGTCCCCGGCCCAGGCGTGTCCTGAGGTCTCCGGCGCCGGGAAAGGCGCCGGCTCACTCCGTCCCGGCGGAGCGATCCCGCCGGCGGCAAGGAGCTGAGCAAAGACACGCCGTCCCAGGGCGTCCCGCTCACAAGCGGGTCTCCCGTCGCTGTAAGAAAGGACTCCTCGAGTTGTAAAATAGGTATTTTGAGGTCctcggggaaaaaaataatcgGATGTTGAGCATGTCCGGCTGACGGTAACGCACACGATCCCGCCAGCCCCACGCGCCGGAGCTGGAGGGAGTCACCTCTTGCCTTTAAGCTGGTTTGGTGTTTGGgttgtttcttgtttttgtttagggtttcttttttttttcgaTGTTGGCTTCTTTTTCGAAGATCGGCTTCGTCGTTGTCGTcagagtaaaaaataaaataaaataaaatccaataAATAGGTATTTTTAAGTGGAATTAAAAACCTCTCCTTTGCGAAAGGACGCTATAAACTTCTCCCTCCGTTCGCGCGGCGCACGAGGCTAGGTTAAAAAAACGCGGAGATATAAATATGAGATTACCGAAAAGCGTCAAACAGCAtcattcctctttttttcttttttctttttttttttttttttaatgagttttacTTAGTTTGCCAACTCCTCGCCAAGCGCAGCTCTCCGACGGCGTGCACCCGCACCGGCTCCGCTGTTTCCGAGCGTGCGTGTTGGGTCCACTTTCTGTGGGTtggttctttttgttgttgttattgtgtTTTGCTTCGTTTTTtgtctatttatattttttttttcttctcccccatgCCCAGGGAGAAAGCACCACGAAGCAACGCCAGGCTCCGGCGCTGCCGAGGGTTGAGGTAAGATGGGGCCACGGCAGTTGCCTCCGTCTCAGATCCAGCGGCTGTAGGGGCCCGTCACCTTGGTGTAGGCGTAGGAGGACACAGTGATGGCGGAGTTGGTGGGGATGGCCACCGCCTGCCGCGTGGGGACCGAGTCTCTCCTCTCCTTGCTGGGCGCCTCGGTCGCCAACGCGCCACCCCACTTGCGTTTCTTGGCGAAGGCTTTGGCGTCCGGCGGGAGACCCAGGCGCGCCGCCTCCTCTTGCCGGGCCCGAGCCCGCTCCGCCAGCTGCTTCATCTTGGCCTCCCACAACGCCAGGCCGTGGTTGGGCTGGTTCAAGTTCTTGTGTTGGTAGAAGACCAGGGAGATGCGGGTGGGGTGGCAGCGGTTGGGTTTCTTCAGTGGGGTGGTGGCGTGGAGCTCGCGGCGGGCGCACTCGATGAGGATGGAGCCGTGGGCAGGCGCCACGGCCACCCCACCGATGTTCTCATCTAGGAAGTTGTGCTCGCTGTCTGAccactcttcctcctcttcctcctcctcctcctcctcctcctcttcctcctcttccttcaccgCCTTCTCCGGCAGATCCTCCTCCAGGCCGAAGGGGTCCCATGGCTTCTCCCGGCGGGTTCCCGCCACCCCCTTCTCACCCACCACCGCCTCCCACGGCTTCTCCGGCAGCCCCGGGCTGGGCGCTGGCGTCCTCCGCTCCTCCACCTTCACCGAGCCCCACGGCTCCTCTGGGAAgctgggcagccctggcagggcCGAGCCGAAACCCAGCGGCCCCAGCAGGCTCGAGGTGCCGGTGCCGGCCAGCGCCGCCTCCCCCAGCTTGCAGGGGCTCCACGGTTTCGGCAGCAAGCCCGAGCCGTGCGCCGCCACCGCCGCTTCTCCCGCCAGGACGTTGGGCCACTGCTTCTCCGGCGGCGGCAAGCGTGCGGCGGCGTCGAAGGCGCTCAGCTTCTCCCGCCCGCCTGAGCCCGGCGCCAGGGCTCTCCACGAGCCCTCCGCCGTGCTAGTCCTCTCAGGGGAAGACGTGCCCCGGGATGCTTTGAAGGGACTCCACCGCTGCTCCGGCCCCACGCCGCGCGCCGGGACGGCTGGCAAGGCTAAGCTGGCGCCAGGCACGGCTGCCGCGCCGGGAAGGGGCTCGATGGTGGGTGGAGGGTCCGGGGGCTCCTGCTTGATGGGCCGGCTGCCAAAACAGTTCTGTGCAAACGGCAGCGCCTCCTCCGAGCCCAAGCTAGTCCTGTGCGCCCCGGCCACCGCTGCTTTCTGCTGGCTGGCGTAGCGGTTAGCCCGCTCATAGGTGCGCTGGTGATGGTTTTTGCTCCGGACGCTGTGCGGGATGGGCTCGGGGAAATCGGCGTTCCCGTAGGTGTGGTTGAGGTTCTCCTGCAACGCCGGGACGTCGGGCTTCTTCTCGTAGCCGTTGctcacccagctgctcccaccCCTCTCGGGTGCCCCGTAATTCAGAAACTGCGAGGGGAACATGTGGTTGCTGGAAAAGCCGTAATACCCGAAGGAGGGAAGCGCGAACTTGGAGTGAAACCCGTTCACGGAAGGCAGATTGGGCTGTGCATAGTAGGAATGGTAAGAGTAAACACTGTTCATGCTGTATGGGTCGGAGGGCCGGCAGCTCCCTAGCACCGAGTAGCTCTCCACCACCGCGTTGCCGTTGTACTTGAAGGCGTTGTAATGGCTCTGCGGCTCCACCTTGATGGAAGGTTTCAGCGGCTGCGGGGGCAGCCCGCTTTTCAACGCCATACCTGCAGGCACAGCACACACACAGCCCCCGTGACCCGCCGGCCGAGGAAACTGCCGGTGGGGAGCGAGGACCCCAAAAACTCGGCCGGACTCAAAAATCCCACAGTGATGGGCTCAGCGGCCGAGTGCAGAGATCAGCATCGCCTGGTGCGCCGGCACCGATTCGCACCCATGCTCTGGGCTGTGGTGAGAGCTCCCCACCGCACCGCAGCACGGGGAAAAACCCAGGTGCCACAGAAATGCCATCCTGCATCCCAACACGCCGAGCGCTCAGTGCCGCCAGCCCGAGACAGCCCCCAGCcgcatccccatcccctcccgcTTTTTCCAGATGCTCGGGGCCGCGGGACCTTGGCTCTGCCCCTGTTACCTGCGTTTTGCTGGAGCGCGGGTAGCTCGAGCGCTTCCTGCTTTATCTTCTCCGGCGTCATCAgcttctctttctgcagcttcttctTCTCCGCGGCGGCCTTCTTCGCTTCCAGCTGCCTCTGCCGGCAGGACTTGGCGGGCTCGGGCAGCTTGCGGACCTCGCGGGGGAAGGATGTGAGCACCTGGATGGCCCCGCTGCCCACCTTGGCGTTTTGGTTCTCCTCGCTGCCAAACTCGTCTGTGCTGGACATCTTGTAGAGGGGGAGGACATGCAGTTGCTCATCTTCAGGGATTTTCCCCACCACACGATTGTCTTCCTTTGTCAGCGTGCAGACCTAGGGGAGCACAGGGTGCCATCAGCGGGATGCTGCTGGATGTGGCCCATGTGGGACAGGAGCAAAACCTCCTCCTTATTCCCCGCATCGATGTGAAGCCATGCCAGCCTGgcatcccccccagcctgcaccagTTCCCAGCCAGCGTTCAGAAACCTCCTGCGGGGTTTAGGTCAGACAAAAGCAAACGCACAGTCCCTATTAGCACCGTGCTTTCGTCTAGCTGGGGCGGCTTCAGCACCCCGCAGACCTGAATGGTTTCATTTGAGGTGTGCGAACACCGAGGAGCTGGAGTCATGCAGGTAGgatggctggggacagcagggactTGAGTGGCTCAAAAAGGAGCGTCTCGAAAAGCCCCGCCGGGCACCTGCTTACCACCGTGCAGCCGTTGTAGAGGTTATGCTGATCTTTGTGAGCATGAGCGCAGAAGTCCATGCACGCCGTCACTCCCGAGAACGGCCTCCCCTCCTTCAAGCCCAGCCGGCAGTCTATCGCTACGTCCTCATTGGTAacctggcaggaggaggagagggctcCGGTTATCCGAAATCTCCTACGCACCACGACCCCGCACCCGCTCCTGCCTGCCACCGGGCCGGCGTGCGCCGAAGGGGACGAGCAGGCGGCCGGTACCTGGTTTTGGTAGGCTTGCGGCGCCAGCCTCTTGTAAAGCGGAGCAACCTCGGTGGCCAAGTCCTGAAAGCTTTTCCGGAGCAGCTCTTCCTGTGGTAGGGAAAAGAAGAGGACGTCACCCAGGATTTTCGGCAGTGGGGATGGAATTGGAGGCAGAGCCCCCGCAACGCCACGTGGCGCCCAACCCTTCCCACAGTGTCCCTCACTGCACAAAGCGTGCGGCTTAAATTCCTGGTGAGGTTTTggcctccagccccagcacctgTTTTGCTTTCGCCTGCTCGACCCATGAGCTGCCTGGCATCTTCCCCGGCGTTTCTAGAGAGATCCCATTCGTGCCACCCCACACCGGCACTTGCTGTCGCACCAGAAGTCCCACCTCTGGGACACTGAGGCAAGCCGGCCCTCTGGTTCACCAGGTTGGctttctttcccccatctcCCATCTCAAAAATCCCACAATGAATCCTATTTTCAGGCTTCCCCCATTGTAAAATTTGGAGCTGGGGGTAAAAGGAGGTCCGCACCCACAGCCCCACTGGTGCTGCCCTGCTCCGCCCGCATCACCCACCTCTTTGGGATTGTCCCCCACCAGCCTGAACTTGCGGGGAGTTTTGCTCCGGGCGTATTTGCAGCCATTAAAATACATGCTCCAAGAGCAGCCGAAGGAGAAGGAAGCGCCGCAGGTGTTGGGGTCCTTGCCTTGGCATGCGCAGGTCCGGCTGCGGGAGGGACACCGCAGAGGAGCGTCAGCCGCCGGTGCGGTGACGGCAGCTCCGAAAACaggggggacccccccccacaACCCCTTCCCACCCTGCTTTCCCGAACCGGACCGGCGGCGCGGTGTGACTTACTCGTCGTTCAAGCCGCAGCGGCGGCTGGTGGGGTTGCCGTACTTGGTGAGGGTGTCGGTGAGCTCCTGGTACAGCGTGTCACCCAGCGTGCGGGGGATGCCCTCCCAGGCCAGGATCAGGATGATGATGACAGCGTTCTGGCAGTGGTGGCCAGCCCGGTGCCGCACCAGGCACAGCAGCTTCTCCTCTTGGTTGTGTCTCCGGATCACCTGGAAAACAGAGGTGCCAAGTCTGACCGCTCCAATGGCAAAAACCTCCTGGGATGGGGAGGACCTCAAAAGGGGGTCCTGGCTGATCTCCACAGCACCCtgtggggatttgggggggcagAGCTCTGGGGGGTCCCATAGTTGCATTCACCCCCATGGGTTTTGGGCGCCGGGGAGTGGACGTGCCCAGCgcaggggctgcaggcacaGACGTGCCATTCGGCGGGTGCCAAGGCTGGGAAGCCCCGTGGAGTTTCCCCGGGGGTGGCTGCTTCTCTCGCTTCCTCCTTGCCAGCCGCAGATTGAGCGTCCCACCCCTGCCCGCTCCAGTCACCAGCGGCGGGGGGACCTCCTTGTCccccaggcagggaggggaccGGCATGAGCATTACCCGGGGTGGGATCCGAGGGGACATGAGAGCCAGGGCACAGGCACTCACCCACTTGGCGATGGGGCAGCCCCGGGagctcttcccctccttccccgtGTAGATGACCTTCTCGATGCGGATGGCCTTGCCCTTCTCGCCATACCTGCCAGGGGAGAGGCGTCAGCGCTGCTCGCCCCCACCACACTCACGAGTACCCCGCTCGCCTTCACAAATCCCCCACTCACCCTCACGAGCCCCCACGCACTCCCATGGGACCCCTCATAGACACCCACTTGCCCTCATAGGACCCCTCACAAGCCCCAGTTCTCCCTCTTGGGCTCCCTCACCTTCATGGTGAAGGTGGGCTCCGCTCACCTTCACAGGACCCCACTCGCCATTACAGACCCCTCGTGGGACCCCACTTGCCCTCATGGGACCCCTCAGAAGCCCCTCCTCACCCTCACAAGCCCCCCCTCACCCTCACAGCCCCCCCAGGACGGGACGGTATGGGGCGAGGGCCCTTACCGCTCCTCCATGAGCTCCCTGATGGATGCCACGGTGGGTCCCGAGCCCAGGTGGGTGTAATACGGCCCCTCATCCTTCTCCACAAtttgctctgcagaggcagaaggGGAAAGAGATTTGGGGGTTTGCATCTCCACCAGCTGCCCCAAAGGATACTAAACCCCCCAATTCAGCACTTTTGCACCAAAAATCAAAGGTTCCTCGATGGCGTTTCCCCCTACACGCACCGGGGAAGGGAAGCCACAATTAGGGCATTGTTAAACAGTCCGGCAGCTCCACTTCATTTTCAGCTCCCAGCACTAAAATGCCACTGGGGAACAAGGGGACGGGTGCTCAGACCCTTTGGGGATCCAAAAACCTCCCCAAGGGACCACAGCCCCTCCAAGCATCCCGGCAGCAACTGCAGCTCCATCCCAGCAGAGGGGATTTACGCAGTCACCCGAGCGCGGTGCATTTTGatgagctctgctgagaagaagCGATTAGTAGCACTGGCGGGCGATTCGGCATACAAACCCCCTTTCTCATCCCCGGCCACCCTGCTCCCCGCCAGCTCCCACCCTGGGCACCTGTCTGGCCCTGCTCACCAGGACCAGCCCAGCCAGATGCTGCCAAAACCATCATGGGATGATTTTGGGGCTGAAAACTACTGCTGCCTGCTTTTAGGCTTAGCTGGAGGATTTGGGGATGCTCACGGGATGCCCCGAGCTGGCTGAGCCTGTGCAAGGAAGGCGCTGCTGAATGGGAGAGAGGCTGAAGGATGCTCGAGATACAGGAGAAGGATGCTGGGGCTACAGCCCTGCAAGCAACACccccctgcagcagcaaacCCCTCGGGGCTTTTAGGGCATGAAGGTGCCGACGCAGGAAGCAAAGGATGCTCCGGGCAGCCACGGCGGCACAGGGGTCAATCCCCGGCGTGGGGGGATGCTCAAACGCCGCCCGGTGGGATGCATCCGGCGCGACGGCCGGGTCTGATTTGTCTTTCCATCTCTCTGCTCTCATCGGCCTGATTTTCATTCCCGTCATGTCTAACTGGCTGGGCGCCAGGGCGAGGAGAAAGCCGGgctcagctgggctgcagctgtcCAGACAGAGATCAATACGGGACACGCAGCGAAGGCTGATTTTATTACAGCCTCTAACAGCACAGGCACCTAATAAAGCACCGAGCCCGGACTCCTACTTAATTGCTTTCTCTCACAGCTTTTCCTTGAGAAAATGGGAGAGAGGTGGCAGGGGGGCAATCCCCCCTCTCCTAGCCCCCAAACCAcgctgcagaagaaaaagcaacctgGATCTTTTCCTGGCACCGCGGAGCGAAACTCCGAGATCAGTTTGAGTGGCTCCAGAAAAGCCTTTCATTCTCTCCGTGCTGTTTGGGCTAATTACTGCTGCCATGtacaagcaaataaataaatagataaataatcATAAGCCCCGCTAATAAAGTGCGGCTTGTGCTTGGGCTGAGGCCACCTTTCCCAGCGGCGCAGGGGTTCGTTTTTCTGGCTGGATGCCCCAAATCCTCACCCTGCTGAAGTCTAAATTTAGCTCTGGTCTAAATTTTGGGGAGGGATGATCCAATTCCCAGCACTCAAATGGAGTTGGACCGCAGGGTCCGGGTGGGAAATCTCTAGCACTTGCTGCAAAGTCTAACAAATGCcaacacacccaccccccccgcccaaaaaaaacccaaccctacCAAAAAACCTCCCCAACCCAAGGGTTTGGAGCCTTTTCAATGCATCCCGGTGGGATCAGCCACGGACCAACCCAGCATCCCAGCAGCAAACACAGCTCCGGGCATAAGCACGCATGCCGAGACAAAGTCTGTGTTACTTGGAGCAACCTAAACCAGCTAATTTGGCTTAAAATAGCGGGAATAACCAGGCGAGCTGGGTTTTAGGTGGGTTTCGGtgctggggaaactgtgggccccCTCTCTGGGATTTAGCTGAGTGGTTTAGCAGAGGCAAAATCCAACAGCGCTTTGGTTTTGCAGCGCTTCTAACCCACACTGGCACAGCCAGGTCAGCGGCAGTGCCACCCCCGCGGTGCCACGGTGGTCGCTTGGCGTTTGCCACCGACCGTGAAAATaagaggggagaagagaaagcaaaagagggCTCCGCAGCATCGGGGTTCTGCTGTGCGAGCGCCGCATCCCCCCAAAAAGCGGGGGGCTTTGCCAGCACCACGGCATCGCTCCGTTATTTACCCAGGGCAATCCCAGCCTGCAAAGCCACCTCCTCAAAATGCCACTCCGGGGCTCGCCGCCACCCCAGTAATCCCCTGGCACGGCCGCTAGCTCACCGACGCAGTCGCAGGTGGGGAACTCCGCTTGTGCCCGCTTGGCCGGGGTGTCCAGGAGGCTTTTGGTTGGCGTGTCCAGGTATTTCAGCGGCGACTCCAAAAAGCCGCTCAGGGTTGGCGTCAGCGGCACCTCGTCCTTGGTGGGTGTCCCGTCGGCGTCATCCGCGTCCGGGTTTTGGCTTTCCTCAGAGTAAAAGCACGTGGTTGACACCACGGTGATAGCACCAGAAGACTCGATTTTGATCTGTTTCGGGGACCGGGCGGTGAAGGGGGCCTCCGAAAGTGGACCCTTCCCCGGCGAGAATGAAAAGCTTTTGGGTCCGGCTTGGGGAGCGCTGCTTGAAGCcggggcggtggcgggggcggcggggggcactTGCGGGGCTGGTGCCGGGGCCCCTGGCAGCTCGGCAGCCCCGGGGGCGAGCGGGGCAGGTGTCTCGGGGGGCTGCAGGTTGAAATTCTCCCCGAATTCAGCTTCAAATTGCCGGATGAGCTCTTCCAGCTTGTCATCCACCACAATGGGAGTTGGGGCAGCCGGTGCTTCCTCTGAGCCGGTCAAGCCCACCGGCACCGGGTGAATTTGGGGGCCCCCCCTGGGGGCACCCCTTTCCTGAGAGTCGGGAGCCGGGGGGCCGCCGTCGAGGGGTTTCGGTGGCGGGGGGTGAGCTGTGGGCAGGGGTAGTGCAACAGGCTGGAGCGGGAaggcaggcggcggcggcggttcGGTCTGCATCTCTTCAGCGGGGGGTTCGGCGGGCGCCCGAAACCCCTCCAGGCTGATCTGCCAGAGGGGCAGGAAGAGCGGTTGCGAGTCCTTCTGCTTTGCCTTCTTGATCTGCACTTGCTTACGGAGCGGTTTGGCCGGGGGGGGCTTTTCAGGCGgcgttttcttcttcttctctttgGCCTGCTTTTCGAAGGGCTTGGGGGGCACGGCCGGAGCACCAGGAGCCCACCAGCCGCTCGGCCGATCcgggggtgccgccgccgccgctgccagGCTTTGCTCAAGGAAGAGGCTGCGCTTGTGGtggagatgctgctgcaggaccAGCTGCGTCTTCTTGTGCAGGTCAGGCTCCGGCGGTGCCGCTGGCAAACGGGGGCCGGCCAGCGCATCCTTGCTGGGTGTTCGTTCGGGGGGCTCTGTTTTAGGCGCAGTCACTTTGCCAGCCGTCGCTTCAGGTCTCTTGAAAGCTGCCTTGATGTAGTCGTCGGTGTtacccagcagctgctccagctctgccatggGGTCTCCaacccccgccgccccctcggCCT
The sequence above is drawn from the Phalacrocorax carbo chromosome 24, bPhaCar2.1, whole genome shotgun sequence genome and encodes:
- the TET3 gene encoding methylcytosine dioxygenase TET3 isoform X1, which produces MERCEGLRRETGLAGDPVDGPSRSQMEEGPVNYVEERQLNEGSGLSLANGGRPEAGGTALMEPSGWSPGQLPAAGKAHLEDVRNLVAFSAVAEAVSSYRLLPSGSPSLLYEKFDSEMSRGGLSAADGVPRGEDLHALKAALALAKHGVKPPNCNCDGPECPDYLEWLEQKIKTALGEEPTSPRPRATAANPPPPPQEGAIDPQPVPETVEPCPPDGLPFSQSALTIAKEKNISLQTAIAIEALTQLSAALPQPVGDGQPPPPPPPPPPAAPFGPGPLAPPGATWQRGDEPRYPPEPGVAPEPFFGMAPPRGGFAAAWGLEAEGAAGVGDPMAELEQLLGNTDDYIKAAFKRPEATAGKVTAPKTEPPERTPSKDALAGPRLPAAPPEPDLHKKTQLVLQQHLHHKRSLFLEQSLAAAAAAPPDRPSGWWAPGAPAVPPKPFEKQAKEKKKKTPPEKPPPAKPLRKQVQIKKAKQKDSQPLFLPLWQISLEGFRAPAEPPAEEMQTEPPPPPAFPLQPVALPLPTAHPPPPKPLDGGPPAPDSQERGAPRGGPQIHPVPVGLTGSEEAPAAPTPIVVDDKLEELIRQFEAEFGENFNLQPPETPAPLAPGAAELPGAPAPAPQVPPAAPATAPASSSAPQAGPKSFSFSPGKGPLSEAPFTARSPKQIKIESSGAITVVSTTCFYSEESQNPDADDADGTPTKDEVPLTPTLSGFLESPLKYLDTPTKSLLDTPAKRAQAEFPTCDCVEQIVEKDEGPYYTHLGSGPTVASIRELMEERYGEKGKAIRIEKVIYTGKEGKSSRGCPIAKWVIRRHNQEEKLLCLVRHRAGHHCQNAVIIILILAWEGIPRTLGDTLYQELTDTLTKYGNPTSRRCGLNDDRTCACQGKDPNTCGASFSFGCSWSMYFNGCKYARSKTPRKFRLVGDNPKEEELLRKSFQDLATEVAPLYKRLAPQAYQNQVTNEDVAIDCRLGLKEGRPFSGVTACMDFCAHAHKDQHNLYNGCTVVCTLTKEDNRVVGKIPEDEQLHVLPLYKMSSTDEFGSEENQNAKVGSGAIQVLTSFPREVRKLPEPAKSCRQRQLEAKKAAAEKKKLQKEKLMTPEKIKQEALELPALQQNAGMALKSGLPPQPLKPSIKVEPQSHYNAFKYNGNAVVESYSVLGSCRPSDPYSMNSVYSYHSYYAQPNLPSVNGFHSKFALPSFGYYGFSSNHMFPSQFLNYGAPERGGSSWVSNGYEKKPDVPALQENLNHTYGNADFPEPIPHSVRSKNHHQRTYERANRYASQQKAAVAGAHRTSLGSEEALPFAQNCFGSRPIKQEPPDPPPTIEPLPGAAAVPGASLALPAVPARGVGPEQRWSPFKASRGTSSPERTSTAEGSWRALAPGSGGREKLSAFDAAARLPPPEKQWPNVLAGEAAVAAHGSGLLPKPWSPCKLGEAALAGTGTSSLLGPLGFGSALPGLPSFPEEPWGSVKVEERRTPAPSPGLPEKPWEAVVGEKGVAGTRREKPWDPFGLEEDLPEKAVKEEEEEEEEEEEEEEEEEWSDSEHNFLDENIGGVAVAPAHGSILIECARRELHATTPLKKPNRCHPTRISLVFYQHKNLNQPNHGLALWEAKMKQLAERARARQEEAARLGLPPDAKAFAKKRKWGGALATEAPSKERRDSVPTRQAVAIPTNSAITVSSYAYTKVTGPYSRWI
- the TET3 gene encoding methylcytosine dioxygenase TET3 isoform X2, which encodes MEEGPVNYVEERQLNEGSGLSLANGGRPEAGGTALMEPSGWSPGQLPAAGKAHLEDVRNLVAFSAVAEAVSSYRLLPSGSPSLLYEKFDSEMSRGGLSAADGVPRGEDLHALKAALALAKHGVKPPNCNCDGPECPDYLEWLEQKIKTALGEEPTSPRPRATAANPPPPPQEGAIDPQPVPETVEPCPPDGLPFSQSALTIAKEKNISLQTAIAIEALTQLSAALPQPVGDGQPPPPPPPPPPAAPFGPGPLAPPGATWQRGDEPRYPPEPGVAPEPFFGMAPPRGGFAAAWGLEAEGAAGVGDPMAELEQLLGNTDDYIKAAFKRPEATAGKVTAPKTEPPERTPSKDALAGPRLPAAPPEPDLHKKTQLVLQQHLHHKRSLFLEQSLAAAAAAPPDRPSGWWAPGAPAVPPKPFEKQAKEKKKKTPPEKPPPAKPLRKQVQIKKAKQKDSQPLFLPLWQISLEGFRAPAEPPAEEMQTEPPPPPAFPLQPVALPLPTAHPPPPKPLDGGPPAPDSQERGAPRGGPQIHPVPVGLTGSEEAPAAPTPIVVDDKLEELIRQFEAEFGENFNLQPPETPAPLAPGAAELPGAPAPAPQVPPAAPATAPASSSAPQAGPKSFSFSPGKGPLSEAPFTARSPKQIKIESSGAITVVSTTCFYSEESQNPDADDADGTPTKDEVPLTPTLSGFLESPLKYLDTPTKSLLDTPAKRAQAEFPTCDCVEQIVEKDEGPYYTHLGSGPTVASIRELMEERYGEKGKAIRIEKVIYTGKEGKSSRGCPIAKWVIRRHNQEEKLLCLVRHRAGHHCQNAVIIILILAWEGIPRTLGDTLYQELTDTLTKYGNPTSRRCGLNDDRTCACQGKDPNTCGASFSFGCSWSMYFNGCKYARSKTPRKFRLVGDNPKEEELLRKSFQDLATEVAPLYKRLAPQAYQNQVTNEDVAIDCRLGLKEGRPFSGVTACMDFCAHAHKDQHNLYNGCTVVCTLTKEDNRVVGKIPEDEQLHVLPLYKMSSTDEFGSEENQNAKVGSGAIQVLTSFPREVRKLPEPAKSCRQRQLEAKKAAAEKKKLQKEKLMTPEKIKQEALELPALQQNAGMALKSGLPPQPLKPSIKVEPQSHYNAFKYNGNAVVESYSVLGSCRPSDPYSMNSVYSYHSYYAQPNLPSVNGFHSKFALPSFGYYGFSSNHMFPSQFLNYGAPERGGSSWVSNGYEKKPDVPALQENLNHTYGNADFPEPIPHSVRSKNHHQRTYERANRYASQQKAAVAGAHRTSLGSEEALPFAQNCFGSRPIKQEPPDPPPTIEPLPGAAAVPGASLALPAVPARGVGPEQRWSPFKASRGTSSPERTSTAEGSWRALAPGSGGREKLSAFDAAARLPPPEKQWPNVLAGEAAVAAHGSGLLPKPWSPCKLGEAALAGTGTSSLLGPLGFGSALPGLPSFPEEPWGSVKVEERRTPAPSPGLPEKPWEAVVGEKGVAGTRREKPWDPFGLEEDLPEKAVKEEEEEEEEEEEEEEEEEWSDSEHNFLDENIGGVAVAPAHGSILIECARRELHATTPLKKPNRCHPTRISLVFYQHKNLNQPNHGLALWEAKMKQLAERARARQEEAARLGLPPDAKAFAKKRKWGGALATEAPSKERRDSVPTRQAVAIPTNSAITVSSYAYTKVTGPYSRWI